A single Nostoc sp. PCC 7107 DNA region contains:
- a CDS encoding VOC family protein: MADIGFTHIALGVTDIDKSIAFYQKYAGMKVVHRRTDETNQFEVAWISDLTRPFVIVLLQLDQSQCQPSSGFHLGVACQSREEVDYLCNEAKSEGLLQEGPHDWGSPVGYWAFIRDPDGYQLEVAYGQEVSLTLTIAQAQQ; the protein is encoded by the coding sequence ATGGCAGATATTGGCTTTACTCATATTGCGCTGGGAGTCACCGACATCGATAAAAGCATCGCTTTTTATCAGAAGTATGCTGGAATGAAAGTGGTACATCGTCGCACCGATGAAACTAATCAATTTGAAGTTGCTTGGATTAGCGATTTAACTCGACCATTTGTGATTGTGTTACTGCAATTAGATCAATCACAATGTCAACCTTCATCTGGGTTTCATCTTGGTGTAGCCTGTCAAAGCCGTGAGGAAGTAGATTATCTTTGTAATGAGGCGAAATCAGAAGGTTTATTGCAAGAAGGCCCGCATGATTGGGGTTCTCCCGTTGGTTACTGGGCTTTTATCCGTGATCCTGATGGTTATCAACTTGAGGTTGCCTATGGTCAGGAAGTTAGTTTGACTTTGACGATCGCCCAAGCACAACAATAA
- a CDS encoding virulence factor SrfB → MPVEIRLPPRFQIQINDNEYLELPTIQLVAIGNNVPHIARINFSVKGTPHELPSQIQKAYKPFDAVTPKISQIGQLEQYPCKLEKPLTEPINCTLQVIVEYFDSDFSGEPVLSEPKQIKAACYLWTPTNPEEQIIKPDISMNPFQLPNPPEKELHSQPQKRFPGWFALDFGTSNSTVTLFDPIEIPIAEILPREQELRLRDRLAQWLNSPASEALPDISEIEWQKFIIDISKNLEIEPSRLNEIFESDNKEKFLEAIRQIELCLGNSEKFQRAASKKLYQIYHEVFRVPTLESQNLIPVVLDIDRRDTEIPSELEISNLEVLNLKMGREARDNRKKAIAQGTSSSLKEIISRFHHSPKRYFGQNRLFPVILNETEANINVNQLIQAAWAHLIELTEDYRQRARRRFSEGEFLTAVVTYPTVAPPVVRKEVRQLVEQLGIDDVQTAYDEAVSVAIFFLWREFGGNLNIGIESFKTRCRRDGNKWSQNVLVLDIGGGTTDLALIELTLEDKTPFFANNEDRGLGGRYYKLTPKLLGSSGHLQLGGELITLRVFRLLKVAIADFLLTAVTRGDIDSEKLEDLISAELNERFLDQGKFKTGSLLKCLDRENPEGDAAYKDALDTAEKVLPTRWQQAPQRLQTFYTLWDYAEAAKLKLGQKSPIENSLLTFTISEQQIAELLTQSAIKYQILNPDTISVTLDNQQFERVATSAIKEAIGIAKGLMESRLRSEDNTIDAWNTHKVDWLILSGKTCNLDLVQRHIYQEFSKSPYFVWNPERITFVLEFTKLATSAGACYAEKLRRLRFDPEESKTLLQKGANQLEIDVKNLFYYLPCNFKRKTQSNELLTVFKAGQELYQIAPWETVAKVRTGWQGIQLTNIIYRQDYEDGDLRLWGSFDGKHLMEKLGMEEAEFLRKIKVQFEIDQTLQFNVLLCQGNPHYLIDVPGIDVGSAISAASEATLFADGKLKWNIAVERTNKDLTDGDIAVNVIESATVDQPNAYHLVFEIDSNDHKSLHEFHYLRDGSPQPGQGLISNSLPPFPYTRQHTFYVYQTDTETNRKKWIRIGSLSKPDVTTDYPCQYRVTLDNKGILRMHPGEVPYWTSTSQECLKQEGCVYRAELELQPNEVDKERDPFCGIH, encoded by the coding sequence ATGCCAGTAGAAATTCGCCTTCCACCACGCTTCCAAATCCAAATTAACGACAACGAATATTTAGAACTTCCCACCATTCAACTAGTAGCTATAGGGAACAACGTCCCCCACATTGCACGGATTAATTTCTCTGTCAAAGGTACTCCTCACGAATTACCATCACAAATTCAAAAAGCATATAAACCATTTGATGCTGTCACACCAAAAATTTCCCAAATCGGGCAATTAGAACAATATCCTTGTAAACTCGAAAAACCTTTAACAGAGCCAATTAACTGTACATTACAGGTAATTGTTGAGTATTTTGATTCCGATTTTTCAGGAGAACCAGTATTATCTGAACCAAAGCAAATTAAAGCAGCTTGCTATTTATGGACACCAACAAATCCTGAAGAGCAAATAATCAAACCAGATATTTCTATGAATCCTTTTCAACTACCAAATCCGCCTGAAAAAGAACTGCATAGCCAACCCCAAAAAAGATTTCCCGGATGGTTTGCTTTAGATTTTGGTACGTCGAATTCTACCGTCACTCTGTTCGACCCGATAGAAATCCCCATCGCTGAAATTTTACCACGAGAACAGGAATTAAGATTGCGCGATCGCCTAGCCCAATGGCTCAATTCTCCCGCTTCCGAAGCATTACCCGATATCAGCGAAATTGAGTGGCAGAAATTTATTATTGATATTAGTAAAAACTTAGAAATTGAACCCAGCCGATTAAATGAAATTTTTGAAAGTGATAACAAAGAAAAATTCTTAGAAGCAATCCGTCAAATCGAATTATGTTTAGGTAATAGCGAAAAATTTCAACGGGCAGCCAGCAAAAAACTATATCAAATATATCATGAAGTCTTTCGCGTTCCCACATTAGAATCCCAAAATTTAATTCCCGTCGTTCTTGATATTGACCGCCGTGATACTGAAATTCCCAGCGAGTTAGAAATTTCTAACTTGGAAGTATTAAACTTGAAAATGGGACGGGAAGCAAGAGACAACAGAAAAAAAGCAATTGCTCAAGGAACCAGTAGTTCTTTAAAAGAAATTATCAGCCGGTTTCACCACTCACCCAAGCGTTATTTTGGACAAAATAGATTATTTCCAGTCATCTTAAATGAGACGGAAGCTAACATTAATGTTAATCAATTAATTCAAGCAGCTTGGGCGCATTTAATAGAATTAACAGAAGATTATCGCCAACGCGCTAGACGCAGATTTTCCGAAGGTGAATTTTTAACCGCAGTCGTTACCTATCCCACAGTCGCACCGCCAGTAGTTCGCAAAGAAGTTAGGCAATTAGTCGAACAATTAGGCATTGATGATGTCCAAACTGCTTATGATGAAGCTGTTTCCGTAGCGATATTTTTCCTATGGCGAGAATTTGGCGGTAATCTCAATATTGGCATTGAATCGTTTAAAACCCGTTGTCGCCGCGATGGCAATAAATGGTCACAAAACGTCTTAGTTTTAGATATTGGTGGCGGCACAACAGACTTAGCTTTAATTGAATTAACCTTAGAAGATAAAACCCCCTTCTTTGCCAATAATGAAGACCGAGGCTTAGGTGGAAGGTATTATAAACTGACTCCCAAACTATTAGGTTCATCAGGACATTTACAGTTGGGTGGTGAACTAATTACCCTGCGAGTATTCCGGTTATTAAAAGTTGCGATCGCAGATTTTCTTCTAACAGCAGTCACCCGTGGCGATATCGACAGCGAAAAACTCGAAGACTTAATTAGTGCCGAATTAAACGAGCGTTTTCTAGACCAAGGTAAATTCAAAACAGGCAGTTTATTAAAATGCCTAGATAGAGAAAATCCCGAAGGCGACGCAGCTTATAAAGATGCCTTAGATACAGCCGAAAAAGTCTTACCAACTCGTTGGCAACAAGCACCCCAACGCCTACAAACCTTTTACACACTTTGGGATTATGCAGAAGCAGCTAAACTTAAACTCGGACAAAAATCACCAATAGAAAATTCACTTTTAACCTTTACAATCTCTGAGCAACAAATAGCTGAACTCCTCACTCAAAGCGCCATTAAATATCAAATTCTTAACCCAGATACTATTTCTGTCACCTTAGATAATCAACAATTTGAACGCGTCGCCACATCTGCCATTAAAGAAGCAATTGGTATTGCTAAAGGCTTAATGGAAAGCCGCTTGCGTTCAGAAGATAACACCATTGATGCTTGGAACACCCACAAAGTTGACTGGTTAATTCTCTCAGGAAAAACTTGCAATCTAGACTTAGTACAACGCCATATTTATCAAGAATTTAGTAAGTCTCCCTACTTCGTTTGGAACCCTGAACGCATTACCTTTGTTTTAGAATTTACCAAACTCGCCACCTCCGCAGGCGCGTGTTATGCCGAGAAATTACGCCGACTCAGATTTGACCCTGAAGAATCTAAAACATTGCTTCAAAAAGGCGCAAATCAATTAGAAATTGACGTTAAAAACTTATTTTATTACTTACCTTGCAACTTCAAACGCAAAACCCAAAGTAACGAACTATTAACAGTATTCAAAGCCGGACAAGAACTTTATCAAATTGCACCTTGGGAAACAGTCGCCAAAGTACGTACCGGTTGGCAAGGGATACAGTTAACTAATATTATTTATCGCCAAGATTACGAAGACGGTGATTTAAGACTTTGGGGAAGCTTTGACGGTAAACATCTCATGGAAAAATTGGGGATGGAAGAAGCAGAGTTTCTCAGAAAAATCAAAGTGCAATTTGAAATTGACCAGACATTACAATTTAATGTCTTGCTATGTCAAGGCAACCCCCATTACTTAATAGATGTTCCCGGTATTGATGTCGGTTCAGCAATATCAGCAGCTTCCGAAGCCACCTTATTTGCTGACGGTAAATTAAAATGGAATATCGCCGTGGAAAGAACAAATAAAGATTTAACTGATGGTGATATAGCCGTCAACGTCATCGAATCAGCAACCGTTGATCAACCAAATGCCTATCATTTAGTCTTTGAAATCGACTCAAATGATCACAAATCCCTCCACGAATTCCATTACCTCCGCGATGGTTCACCCCAACCAGGACAGGGTTTAATTAGTAATTCCTTACCACCATTTCCTTACACTAGACAACACACATTTTACGTTTATCAAACCGACACAGAAACTAATAGAAAAAAATGGATACGCATCGGTTCACTCAGTAAGCCAGATGTCACCACAGACTACCCTTGTCAATATCGCGTCACCCTCGACAACAAAGGTATTCTGCGGATGCACCCCGGCGAAGTTCCCTACTGGACATCCACAAGTCAAGAATGTTTAAAACAAGAAGGTTGTGTTTATCGTGCCGAGTTAGAATTGCAACCTAACGAAGTAGATAAAGAACGCGATCCCTTCTGTGGAATACATTAA
- a CDS encoding DUF2817 domain-containing protein, protein MSYASGFSPNYATARYRFCAAAQALGCQLETYSIDQTGPDEEDLTIDVAILGTSQPEQILVVSSGLHGVEGFFGSAVQCALLEERLIGWSPSPRTALVLLHALNPYGFAWGRRGNEENIDLNRNFLLPHEEYTGSPEKYGDLDTFFNPTSPPSPFEPFLMKAIATIFRHGINSLINTLPVGQYDFPQGLFFGGNRPSKTYQILAAHLPRWIGNAKNVLHIDLHTGLGKKATYKLFINDLSDSASAQWLIEKFGADVVEPYQPDGKMYKFRGGLGTWCQAMFPQCNYKFLTAEFGTYPVIQVVEALRAENRAHFYSLPEHPSKKWTRQRLAEVFAPADMTWRNMVVCRGLDLVEKAIEVCFPTEVI, encoded by the coding sequence CGCTACTGCAAGATACCGTTTCTGTGCAGCAGCACAAGCATTGGGTTGCCAATTAGAAACATATTCTATTGACCAAACAGGCCCCGATGAAGAGGATTTAACTATTGATGTGGCAATATTAGGAACCTCCCAACCTGAGCAAATTTTGGTTGTTTCTAGTGGCTTGCATGGGGTTGAGGGTTTTTTTGGTTCTGCTGTTCAATGTGCGTTGTTAGAAGAACGTTTGATTGGTTGGAGTCCCAGCCCAAGAACAGCTTTGGTGTTGTTACACGCTTTAAATCCCTATGGTTTTGCCTGGGGAAGGCGTGGGAATGAGGAAAATATTGATCTTAACCGTAATTTCCTACTACCCCATGAGGAATATACAGGTAGTCCTGAAAAGTACGGGGACTTGGATACGTTCTTTAACCCTACTTCACCGCCATCGCCTTTTGAACCGTTTTTGATGAAAGCGATCGCTACTATTTTCCGTCACGGCATTAATTCTTTAATCAATACCTTACCTGTAGGTCAATACGACTTTCCTCAAGGGCTATTTTTTGGTGGAAACAGACCATCAAAAACATATCAAATATTAGCGGCTCATCTTCCTCGATGGATTGGTAATGCCAAAAATGTTCTGCATATTGATTTACACACTGGTTTAGGTAAAAAAGCGACTTATAAACTGTTTATTAATGACCTTTCAGATTCAGCATCAGCCCAATGGTTAATCGAAAAGTTTGGTGCTGATGTCGTCGAACCTTATCAACCAGACGGGAAGATGTATAAATTTCGTGGGGGTTTAGGAACTTGGTGTCAGGCGATGTTTCCCCAATGTAATTACAAGTTTCTCACGGCTGAGTTTGGTACTTACCCAGTTATTCAAGTAGTAGAAGCCTTACGGGCAGAAAATCGCGCCCATTTCTATTCTTTGCCAGAACACCCTTCTAAAAAATGGACGCGCCAAAGATTGGCAGAAGTGTTTGCACCAGCAGATATGACTTGGCGGAATATGGTGGTGTGTAGAGGTCTTGATTTAGTCGAAAAAGCGATCGAGGTTTGCTTTCCTACAGAAGTTATTTAA
- a CDS encoding dynamin family protein — protein MESEKLANFKEYGEFILQKINSVPQYPSKQEDWVPASLDECLERLRETAEKTVELATSPVKIGVMGEFSSGKTLLLGSLIGYADALPVNENPTTGNVTAIHLIPQDEFVTTQVGNFTVEYLSHEGVKECLRYMLAEASRRSAAAGLVPIQLSQLNSGKDILAWCEQAWNQSNNLELRYLLRELVLFVRAYSSYGEAMCSGRYQIDHATAREGLQLAEQPMAIQTLRFADLPPAHIRLPSPPQKLATKLLQNSFPLIRRVDIEVKISREIWDVTDASEFILLDFPGLGAANSGARDTFLSLRELAEVQTILILLNGKSPGSDRANKIFTMMQQQRPGQDLKDLILVGVGRFDQLPLESEGGERELDQLIQDSTANTPLYEDKVVQKLKVLQTTIDGASAFTTQKDRIVLLSPLLGLAELSKRSSSVKAGSAEFLSNLDYPNYLERSKRLQQKWSSLSERLLESDARSQLGRKLGYFAQDGGIAKLRELIQSHVAAHGLKQLYEDTRRAAESVRQQQENLKNIIEEIHEQGIPTLDSPTLVDLRSAIDSLDKTYRNFQKELGKEPLKDRRGIGVSEVVKDEITFQILNWNQWTLLFNKANNGAITIAETKGAAGKLFDRGSKVNNTLPTKSDDFYPTFEKTVQEVEIFARDRIRQAVVDLLSKLSNQIAESRDYLKTILTPEMEQEIELGFGGEEADLFYKLLLGCDPNQWKEAILAEINSKDKEIAPEIMFPLARQDEKHNIGQIFDWSPERNQNSPRASHHQMLVLRLRDEITASASLHLVQYVSEVNQQVNSEIEGILDQIIPTLQNISKKEALLRYLAAGDSPPKLAIPTWLNILSEIATNSYLDIV, from the coding sequence ATGGAATCTGAAAAGTTAGCAAATTTTAAAGAGTATGGCGAATTTATACTCCAGAAAATTAACTCTGTACCACAGTATCCTTCTAAACAAGAAGACTGGGTTCCAGCCAGTTTGGATGAATGTCTGGAACGTTTGCGAGAAACTGCTGAGAAAACCGTAGAACTTGCGACTTCGCCTGTGAAAATCGGTGTGATGGGAGAATTTAGTAGTGGCAAAACTCTATTATTAGGTAGCTTAATCGGATATGCAGATGCGTTACCAGTCAATGAAAACCCCACGACAGGGAACGTTACAGCGATTCACTTAATCCCACAAGATGAATTTGTTACTACCCAAGTGGGAAATTTTACTGTTGAGTATCTTTCTCATGAAGGGGTGAAAGAGTGCCTGCGGTATATGTTAGCAGAAGCCAGCCGCAGGTCAGCAGCAGCGGGACTTGTGCCTATACAACTATCGCAGTTAAACTCTGGCAAAGATATTCTGGCTTGGTGTGAGCAAGCATGGAATCAGAGTAATAATTTAGAGTTACGCTATTTGCTGCGAGAGTTGGTGTTATTTGTGCGTGCTTATAGTTCCTATGGCGAGGCGATGTGTAGCGGGCGCTATCAGATTGATCATGCCACAGCACGGGAGGGTTTACAGCTGGCAGAACAACCAATGGCTATCCAAACTCTCAGGTTTGCAGACTTACCGCCAGCGCATATCCGTTTACCCAGTCCACCCCAAAAGTTAGCCACAAAGTTATTACAAAACAGCTTCCCCTTAATTCGGCGAGTTGATATTGAAGTGAAAATCTCGCGGGAAATTTGGGATGTAACAGATGCTTCTGAATTTATTTTGTTAGATTTTCCGGGGTTGGGTGCGGCGAATTCCGGCGCGCGAGATACGTTTTTATCGCTGCGAGAATTGGCGGAAGTTCAGACAATTTTAATCTTGCTCAATGGTAAATCGCCAGGGAGCGATCGCGCCAATAAAATTTTCACCATGATGCAGCAACAGCGACCAGGACAAGACCTGAAAGATTTAATTCTTGTCGGTGTCGGTCGTTTTGACCAGCTACCCCTAGAAAGTGAAGGCGGCGAAAGAGAACTCGACCAACTCATCCAAGACAGCACAGCCAACACTCCTTTATATGAGGACAAAGTTGTCCAAAAACTCAAAGTTCTGCAAACAACTATTGATGGTGCAAGTGCATTCACCACTCAAAAAGACCGCATTGTGTTGTTATCACCCCTGCTAGGACTAGCGGAATTATCTAAACGTTCCAGTAGTGTTAAAGCAGGTTCAGCAGAATTTTTAAGTAACTTAGATTATCCTAATTACCTTGAACGCTCAAAACGATTACAACAAAAATGGTCAAGTTTAAGCGAAAGGTTGCTAGAATCTGATGCACGCAGCCAACTTGGTAGAAAACTAGGTTACTTTGCTCAAGATGGCGGTATTGCCAAACTGCGCGAATTAATTCAAAGTCACGTTGCGGCGCACGGACTCAAGCAACTATATGAAGATACTCGCCGCGCTGCTGAAAGTGTGCGTCAACAACAAGAAAACCTGAAAAATATTATTGAAGAAATTCACGAACAAGGTATCCCAACTCTCGATAGTCCCACATTAGTTGACTTGCGGAGTGCCATTGATAGTTTAGATAAAACTTACCGCAACTTCCAAAAAGAATTAGGTAAAGAACCACTCAAAGACCGCCGAGGAATAGGTGTTAGTGAGGTAGTAAAAGACGAAATTACGTTTCAAATTCTCAACTGGAACCAGTGGACTTTATTATTTAACAAAGCCAACAATGGCGCTATTACCATTGCCGAAACCAAAGGCGCAGCCGGGAAGTTATTCGACAGAGGAAGTAAAGTCAATAATACCTTGCCGACAAAGAGTGATGATTTTTATCCCACCTTTGAAAAAACTGTGCAAGAAGTCGAAATATTTGCCCGCGATCGCATTCGCCAAGCAGTGGTAGATTTATTAAGTAAACTATCCAATCAAATAGCCGAATCCAGGGACTATCTCAAAACAATTCTTACTCCCGAAATGGAACAAGAAATCGAACTGGGATTTGGTGGTGAAGAAGCAGATTTATTTTATAAATTACTGTTAGGTTGTGACCCTAATCAATGGAAAGAAGCTATTCTCGCAGAAATTAATAGCAAAGATAAAGAAATTGCCCCTGAAATTATGTTTCCGTTAGCACGTCAAGACGAAAAACACAACATTGGTCAAATATTTGATTGGTCGCCCGAAAGAAACCAAAATTCACCCAGAGCCAGCCATCATCAAATGTTAGTCTTGCGTTTGCGAGATGAAATTACTGCTAGTGCCAGTTTACATCTGGTGCAGTATGTCAGCGAAGTTAATCAACAAGTCAACTCAGAAATAGAAGGTATCTTAGACCAAATTATTCCCACACTACAAAATATTTCCAAAAAAGAAGCATTGCTGAGATACCTAGCCGCTGGCGATTCACCACCGAAACTTGCGATTCCCACTTGGTTAAATATTCTCTCAGAAATCGCCACTAATTCTTATTTAGATATTGTTTAA
- a CDS encoding ATP-binding protein, giving the protein MQKRSKKNPSDRKLINIALADANHELETKVDSQVATESNSFPKTSQMQAIWQMLADIYFRIDPQGIILEYQSSKTYNLINPSSIVPGKQLLECLPKSLVIRFHQAINQVLQTQAVVSFTYSLDLGESKAHFEARLLPSESQEIIVLVRDITQTVQAAFIECGDNFRTIVENANNIIFSLTPDGCFSYVSSNWTEILGHEVAEVEGQPFAGFVHPEHLSTCVDYFTTVFTTGQQQDAIEYRVKHKNGNWQWHSCYLSAIKDATGNIIYFVGICHDITVRKQEELRRQRTEKALRKSEAKFRAKTQQLEEALRQLQQTQAQLIQSEKMSSLGQLVAGIAHEINNPVNFIYGNVKYANDYVQDLLHLIELYQQYFYPPAPEIHQQIYAVDLDFIRQDLPKVLDSMNSGAERIRQIVLSLRNFSRVDEEGMKLANIHEGIDNALLLLQNRLKFQPQSPEIEVIKEYGDLPQVMCNPGQINQVFMSLLTNAIDALEEVTISNPQIQIRTYLQVDDRITISITDNGPGINEKIRDRIFDPFFTTKAVGKGTGMGLSISYQIIVKKHRGELHCISTIGAGTEFLISIPTLVE; this is encoded by the coding sequence GTGCAGAAACGCAGTAAAAAAAATCCAAGCGATCGCAAGTTAATAAACATAGCATTAGCAGATGCTAATCACGAACTAGAAACAAAAGTTGATTCCCAGGTAGCAACAGAATCAAACTCATTTCCGAAAACTTCTCAAATGCAAGCAATTTGGCAGATGCTTGCAGATATATACTTTCGGATTGATCCCCAAGGTATTATTTTAGAATATCAATCAAGCAAAACATATAATTTAATTAACCCATCAAGCATAGTTCCTGGTAAGCAATTACTAGAGTGTTTACCAAAATCTCTTGTCATCCGCTTTCATCAAGCAATCAATCAAGTTTTGCAAACTCAAGCTGTAGTCAGTTTTACATATAGTTTAGATTTAGGAGAAAGTAAGGCACATTTTGAAGCCCGATTATTACCCTCAGAATCACAAGAAATTATCGTACTTGTGCGTGATATCACCCAAACAGTACAAGCAGCTTTTATTGAGTGTGGTGATAATTTTCGGACTATTGTTGAAAATGCCAACAATATTATTTTTTCGCTCACCCCTGATGGTTGCTTTTCTTATGTATCTTCCAACTGGACTGAGATTTTAGGCCATGAAGTAGCAGAAGTTGAAGGTCAGCCTTTTGCGGGCTTTGTACATCCAGAACATTTATCAACTTGTGTAGATTATTTCACCACAGTTTTCACCACAGGTCAACAGCAAGACGCAATTGAATATCGTGTGAAACATAAAAATGGTAATTGGCAATGGCATAGTTGCTACTTATCAGCCATCAAAGATGCCACTGGTAATATTATTTACTTTGTTGGTATTTGCCACGATATTACAGTTCGCAAACAAGAAGAACTACGGCGACAGCGTACAGAAAAAGCTTTAAGAAAATCAGAAGCCAAGTTTCGCGCTAAAACTCAACAACTAGAAGAAGCGCTGCGACAATTGCAACAAACTCAGGCTCAACTGATTCAGTCAGAAAAAATGTCCAGTTTGGGACAATTGGTAGCAGGTATTGCTCACGAAATCAATAACCCTGTAAATTTCATTTATGGCAATGTGAAATATGCCAACGATTATGTCCAAGATTTATTACATTTAATTGAACTTTATCAGCAATACTTTTACCCGCCAGCACCAGAAATTCACCAGCAAATTTATGCAGTTGATTTAGATTTTATCCGCCAAGATTTGCCTAAAGTCTTAGATTCAATGAATAGTGGAGCAGAACGCATTCGTCAGATTGTTTTGTCTTTACGCAATTTCTCACGGGTTGATGAAGAGGGCATGAAACTAGCGAATATCCACGAAGGTATAGATAATGCGCTGCTACTATTGCAAAATCGCCTGAAATTTCAACCACAATCTCCAGAAATTGAGGTGATTAAAGAGTATGGTGATTTACCACAGGTGATGTGCAATCCTGGACAGATAAATCAGGTATTTATGAGCTTGTTAACAAATGCCATTGATGCTCTAGAAGAAGTCACCATTTCCAATCCACAAATTCAGATTCGCACCTACTTGCAAGTAGACGATCGCATCACTATTAGTATTACTGACAACGGGCCAGGAATCAATGAAAAAATCCGCGATCGCATCTTTGACCCCTTCTTTACCACTAAAGCTGTAGGTAAAGGTACAGGTATGGGATTATCAATTAGCTATCAAATTATCGTTAAAAAGCACCGTGGGGAATTACATTGTATTTCCACAATAGGAGCAGGAACTGAGTTTTTAATTAGCATACCCACACTAGTAGAATAA